A stretch of Gopherus evgoodei ecotype Sinaloan lineage chromosome 12, rGopEvg1_v1.p, whole genome shotgun sequence DNA encodes these proteins:
- the CEBPA gene encoding CCAAT/enhancer-binding protein alpha produces MEQANFYEVDSRPPMSSSSSHLPTPQPGSAYSYREAPSAATPAAGGAELSDICENENSIDISAYIDPAAFNDEFLADLFQHSKQQEKAKAILAGDFDFHSMHGASAAALGQGHQPPQQHHPQQLFGCMAGYTDSKLDPLYERIAAPGLRPLVIKQEPREEAEGKQAALAALYPHLPQQQHPSHLQYQIAHCAQTTMHLQPGHPTPPPTPVPSPHHPHHPSSLPAATGALKMMPADHRGKTKKSVDKSSSEYRVRRERNNIAVRKSRDKAKQRNAETQQKVMELTSDNDRLRKRVEQLTRELETLRGIFRQLPESSLVKAMGNCA; encoded by the coding sequence ATGGAGCAAGCCAACTTCTACGAGGTCGATTCCCGGCCGCcgatgagcagcagcagcagccacctccCGACTCCGCAGCCCGGCAGCGCCTACAGCTACAGAGAGGCTCCCTCGGCGGCTACACCTGCTGCGGGGGGCGCGGAGCTGAGCGACATCTGCGAGAACGAGAACTCCATCGACATCAGCGCCTACATCGACCCGGCCGCCTTCAACGACGAGTTCCTGGCCGACCTCttccagcacagcaagcagcaggagAAAGCCAAGGCCATCCTGGCCGGAGATTTCGACTTCCACAGCATGCACGGGGCCAGCGCCGCCGCCTTGGGGCAGGGTCACCAGCCGCCgcagcagcaccacccccagcagctctTCGGCTGCATGGCCGGCTACACGGACAGCAAGCTGGACCCCCTGTACGAGCGCATCGCGGCCCCCGGCTTGCGGCCCCTGGTGATTAaacaggagcccagggaggaagcGGAGGGCAAGCAGGCGGCTCTGGCTGCCCTCTACCCgcacctcccccagcagcagcacccgTCCCATCTCCAGTACCAGATCGCCCACTGCGCGCAGACCACCATGCACCTCCAGCCAGGGCACCCCACTCCGCCGCCCACTCCCGTGCCCAGCCCGCACCACCCGCACCACccgagcagcctgcctgccgccacCGGCGCCCTCAAGATGATGCCCGCAGATCATCGAGGCAAGACGAAAAAGTCCGTGGACAAGAGCAGCAGCGAGTACCGGGTGCGCCGGGAGCGCAACAACATCGCGGTGCGCAAGAGCCGGGACAAGGCCAAGCAGCGCAACGCGGAGACGCAGCAGAAGGTGATGGAGCTGACCAGTGACAATGACCGGCTGCGCAAGCGGGTGGAGCAGCTcaccagggagctggagacaCTCAGGGGCATCTTCAGACAGCTGCCGGAGAGCTCCTTGGTCAAGGCCATGGGCAACTGCGCGtga